Proteins encoded in a region of the Xiphophorus couchianus chromosome 11, X_couchianus-1.0, whole genome shotgun sequence genome:
- the arfip2b gene encoding arfaptin-2b isoform X3, translating to MTDSVMSKAATMEIPINSNGDTGALAEDDSLEQAAKLQWSLDEKVGSSRGTRDLQQVMVSGPNLNETSIVSGGYGGTAEGIIPTGSIKGPNMQHSTSSSSMTAEEATRGVAVEKYEAVKKWGLNTYKCTKQMISERFGRGSRTVDLELEAQIEVLRDTKRKYENVLRLAKALTNHFYNMVQTQHALGDTFADLSQKSPELRDEFGYNAETQKLLCKNGETLLGAINFFVSSINTLVNKTMEDTLMTIRMYENARLEFDAYRSDLEELSLGPRDAVTMARTEAAQEQYQVHKEKYERLRSDVIIKLKFLEENKVKVMHKQLLLFHNAISAYFAGNQEQLEQTLKQFNIKLRPPGADQPSWLEEQ from the exons ATGACGGACAGTGTTATGAGTAAAGCAGCCACAATGGAGATTCCTATTAACAGTAATGGAGACACGGGGGCATTAGCAGAAGACGACAGCCTTGAACAG GCTGCAAAGCTGCAGTGGAGCTTAGATGAGAAGGTAGGGAGCTCCAGAGGCACCAGG GATCTACAGCAGGTGATGGTATCAGGTCCCAATCTCAACGAGACAAGCATTGTTTCTGGAGGCTATGGAGGAACAGCTGAGGGAATCATTCCCACCGGCTCAATTAAAG GTCCCAACATGCAAcacagcaccagcagcagctcgATGACAGCAGAAGAGGCAACGCGTGGTGTGGCTGTGGAAAAATATGAAGCAGTGAAAAAATGGGGTTTAAACACCTATAAG TGTACAAAGCAAATGATCTCAGAGCGTTTTGGTCGCGGCTCTCGGACTGTGGACCTGGAGCTGGAGGCTCAGATAGAGGTTCTGAGGGACACCAAaaggaaatatgaaaatgtgCTGCGGTTGGCCAAAGCGCTGACCAATCATTTTTACAACATGGTGCAGACACAGCACGCGTTGGGTGACACGTTTGCTGATCTCAGTCAGAAATCTCCAGAGCTACGA GATGAGTTTGGCTACAATGCAGAGACCCAGAAACTACTGTGTAAGAATGGGGAGACTTTACTTGGTGCCATTAACTTTTTTGTGTCCAGCATTAACACGTTAGTCAATAAGACAATGGAGGACACTCTGATGACAATCAGAATGTATGAAAATGCGAG actGGAGTTTGATGCCTACCGGTCAGACCTTGAGGAGCTAAGTTTGGGTCCCAGAGATGCAGTGACCATGGCCCGTACAGAGGCTGCACAAGAGCAGTACCAGGTTCATAAGGAAAAGTATGAACGCCTTCGCTCAGATGTTATCATTAAGCTCAAATTTCTGGAGGAAAATAAG GTGAAGGTAATGCATAAGCAGCTCCTTCTCTTCCATAATGCCATCTCAGCGTACTTTGCTGGCAATCAGGAGCAGCTGGAGCAAACGCT
- the arfip2b gene encoding arfaptin-2b isoform X7: MVSGPNLNETSIVSGGYGGTAEGIIPTGSIKGPAVCYNPEFNKRIPVTGFGPNMQHSTSSSSMTAEEATRGVAVEKYEAVKKWGLNTYKCTKQMISERFGRGSRTVDLELEAQIEVLRDTKRKYENVLRLAKALTNHFYNMVQTQHALGDTFADLSQKSPELRDEFGYNAETQKLLCKNGETLLGAINFFVSSINTLVNKTMEDTLMTIRMYENARLEFDAYRSDLEELSLGPRDAVTMARTEAAQEQYQVHKEKYERLRSDVIIKLKFLEENKVKVMHKQLLLFHNAISAYFAGNQEQLEQTLKQFNIKLRPPGADQPSWLEEQ, encoded by the exons ATGGTATCAGGTCCCAATCTCAACGAGACAAGCATTGTTTCTGGAGGCTATGGAGGAACAGCTGAGGGAATCATTCCCACCGGCTCAATTAAAG gCCCTGCTGTGTGCTACAATCCTGAGTTTAACAAAAGGATCCCTGTTACAGGATTTG GTCCCAACATGCAAcacagcaccagcagcagctcgATGACAGCAGAAGAGGCAACGCGTGGTGTGGCTGTGGAAAAATATGAAGCAGTGAAAAAATGGGGTTTAAACACCTATAAG TGTACAAAGCAAATGATCTCAGAGCGTTTTGGTCGCGGCTCTCGGACTGTGGACCTGGAGCTGGAGGCTCAGATAGAGGTTCTGAGGGACACCAAaaggaaatatgaaaatgtgCTGCGGTTGGCCAAAGCGCTGACCAATCATTTTTACAACATGGTGCAGACACAGCACGCGTTGGGTGACACGTTTGCTGATCTCAGTCAGAAATCTCCAGAGCTACGA GATGAGTTTGGCTACAATGCAGAGACCCAGAAACTACTGTGTAAGAATGGGGAGACTTTACTTGGTGCCATTAACTTTTTTGTGTCCAGCATTAACACGTTAGTCAATAAGACAATGGAGGACACTCTGATGACAATCAGAATGTATGAAAATGCGAG actGGAGTTTGATGCCTACCGGTCAGACCTTGAGGAGCTAAGTTTGGGTCCCAGAGATGCAGTGACCATGGCCCGTACAGAGGCTGCACAAGAGCAGTACCAGGTTCATAAGGAAAAGTATGAACGCCTTCGCTCAGATGTTATCATTAAGCTCAAATTTCTGGAGGAAAATAAG GTGAAGGTAATGCATAAGCAGCTCCTTCTCTTCCATAATGCCATCTCAGCGTACTTTGCTGGCAATCAGGAGCAGCTGGAGCAAACGCT
- the arfip2b gene encoding arfaptin-2b isoform X6 codes for MTDSVMSKAATMEIPINSNGDTGALAEDDSLEQDLQQVMVSGPNLNETSIVSGGYGGTAEGIIPTGSIKGPNMQHSTSSSSMTAEEATRGVAVEKYEAVKKWGLNTYKCTKQMISERFGRGSRTVDLELEAQIEVLRDTKRKYENVLRLAKALTNHFYNMVQTQHALGDTFADLSQKSPELRDEFGYNAETQKLLCKNGETLLGAINFFVSSINTLVNKTMEDTLMTIRMYENARLEFDAYRSDLEELSLGPRDAVTMARTEAAQEQYQVHKEKYERLRSDVIIKLKFLEENKVKVMHKQLLLFHNAISAYFAGNQEQLEQTLKQFNIKLRPPGADQPSWLEEQ; via the exons ATGACGGACAGTGTTATGAGTAAAGCAGCCACAATGGAGATTCCTATTAACAGTAATGGAGACACGGGGGCATTAGCAGAAGACGACAGCCTTGAACAG GATCTACAGCAGGTGATGGTATCAGGTCCCAATCTCAACGAGACAAGCATTGTTTCTGGAGGCTATGGAGGAACAGCTGAGGGAATCATTCCCACCGGCTCAATTAAAG GTCCCAACATGCAAcacagcaccagcagcagctcgATGACAGCAGAAGAGGCAACGCGTGGTGTGGCTGTGGAAAAATATGAAGCAGTGAAAAAATGGGGTTTAAACACCTATAAG TGTACAAAGCAAATGATCTCAGAGCGTTTTGGTCGCGGCTCTCGGACTGTGGACCTGGAGCTGGAGGCTCAGATAGAGGTTCTGAGGGACACCAAaaggaaatatgaaaatgtgCTGCGGTTGGCCAAAGCGCTGACCAATCATTTTTACAACATGGTGCAGACACAGCACGCGTTGGGTGACACGTTTGCTGATCTCAGTCAGAAATCTCCAGAGCTACGA GATGAGTTTGGCTACAATGCAGAGACCCAGAAACTACTGTGTAAGAATGGGGAGACTTTACTTGGTGCCATTAACTTTTTTGTGTCCAGCATTAACACGTTAGTCAATAAGACAATGGAGGACACTCTGATGACAATCAGAATGTATGAAAATGCGAG actGGAGTTTGATGCCTACCGGTCAGACCTTGAGGAGCTAAGTTTGGGTCCCAGAGATGCAGTGACCATGGCCCGTACAGAGGCTGCACAAGAGCAGTACCAGGTTCATAAGGAAAAGTATGAACGCCTTCGCTCAGATGTTATCATTAAGCTCAAATTTCTGGAGGAAAATAAG GTGAAGGTAATGCATAAGCAGCTCCTTCTCTTCCATAATGCCATCTCAGCGTACTTTGCTGGCAATCAGGAGCAGCTGGAGCAAACGCT
- the arfip2b gene encoding arfaptin-2b isoform X4, with protein MTDSVMSKAATMEIPINSNGDTGALAEDDSLEQDLQQVMVSGPNLNETSIVSGGYGGTAEGIIPTGSIKGPAVCYNPEFNKRIPVTGFGPNMQHSTSSSSMTAEEATRGVAVEKYEAVKKWGLNTYKCTKQMISERFGRGSRTVDLELEAQIEVLRDTKRKYENVLRLAKALTNHFYNMVQTQHALGDTFADLSQKSPELRDEFGYNAETQKLLCKNGETLLGAINFFVSSINTLVNKTMEDTLMTIRMYENARLEFDAYRSDLEELSLGPRDAVTMARTEAAQEQYQVHKEKYERLRSDVIIKLKFLEENKVKVMHKQLLLFHNAISAYFAGNQEQLEQTLKQFNIKLRPPGADQPSWLEEQ; from the exons ATGACGGACAGTGTTATGAGTAAAGCAGCCACAATGGAGATTCCTATTAACAGTAATGGAGACACGGGGGCATTAGCAGAAGACGACAGCCTTGAACAG GATCTACAGCAGGTGATGGTATCAGGTCCCAATCTCAACGAGACAAGCATTGTTTCTGGAGGCTATGGAGGAACAGCTGAGGGAATCATTCCCACCGGCTCAATTAAAG gCCCTGCTGTGTGCTACAATCCTGAGTTTAACAAAAGGATCCCTGTTACAGGATTTG GTCCCAACATGCAAcacagcaccagcagcagctcgATGACAGCAGAAGAGGCAACGCGTGGTGTGGCTGTGGAAAAATATGAAGCAGTGAAAAAATGGGGTTTAAACACCTATAAG TGTACAAAGCAAATGATCTCAGAGCGTTTTGGTCGCGGCTCTCGGACTGTGGACCTGGAGCTGGAGGCTCAGATAGAGGTTCTGAGGGACACCAAaaggaaatatgaaaatgtgCTGCGGTTGGCCAAAGCGCTGACCAATCATTTTTACAACATGGTGCAGACACAGCACGCGTTGGGTGACACGTTTGCTGATCTCAGTCAGAAATCTCCAGAGCTACGA GATGAGTTTGGCTACAATGCAGAGACCCAGAAACTACTGTGTAAGAATGGGGAGACTTTACTTGGTGCCATTAACTTTTTTGTGTCCAGCATTAACACGTTAGTCAATAAGACAATGGAGGACACTCTGATGACAATCAGAATGTATGAAAATGCGAG actGGAGTTTGATGCCTACCGGTCAGACCTTGAGGAGCTAAGTTTGGGTCCCAGAGATGCAGTGACCATGGCCCGTACAGAGGCTGCACAAGAGCAGTACCAGGTTCATAAGGAAAAGTATGAACGCCTTCGCTCAGATGTTATCATTAAGCTCAAATTTCTGGAGGAAAATAAG GTGAAGGTAATGCATAAGCAGCTCCTTCTCTTCCATAATGCCATCTCAGCGTACTTTGCTGGCAATCAGGAGCAGCTGGAGCAAACGCT
- the arfip2b gene encoding arfaptin-2b isoform X2 encodes MTDSVMSKAATMEIPINSNGDTGALAEDDSLEQAAKLQWSLDEKDLQQVMVSGPNLNETSIVSGGYGGTAEGIIPTGSIKGPAVCYNPEFNKRIPVTGFGPNMQHSTSSSSMTAEEATRGVAVEKYEAVKKWGLNTYKCTKQMISERFGRGSRTVDLELEAQIEVLRDTKRKYENVLRLAKALTNHFYNMVQTQHALGDTFADLSQKSPELRDEFGYNAETQKLLCKNGETLLGAINFFVSSINTLVNKTMEDTLMTIRMYENARLEFDAYRSDLEELSLGPRDAVTMARTEAAQEQYQVHKEKYERLRSDVIIKLKFLEENKVKVMHKQLLLFHNAISAYFAGNQEQLEQTLKQFNIKLRPPGADQPSWLEEQ; translated from the exons ATGACGGACAGTGTTATGAGTAAAGCAGCCACAATGGAGATTCCTATTAACAGTAATGGAGACACGGGGGCATTAGCAGAAGACGACAGCCTTGAACAG GCTGCAAAGCTGCAGTGGAGCTTAGATGAGAAG GATCTACAGCAGGTGATGGTATCAGGTCCCAATCTCAACGAGACAAGCATTGTTTCTGGAGGCTATGGAGGAACAGCTGAGGGAATCATTCCCACCGGCTCAATTAAAG gCCCTGCTGTGTGCTACAATCCTGAGTTTAACAAAAGGATCCCTGTTACAGGATTTG GTCCCAACATGCAAcacagcaccagcagcagctcgATGACAGCAGAAGAGGCAACGCGTGGTGTGGCTGTGGAAAAATATGAAGCAGTGAAAAAATGGGGTTTAAACACCTATAAG TGTACAAAGCAAATGATCTCAGAGCGTTTTGGTCGCGGCTCTCGGACTGTGGACCTGGAGCTGGAGGCTCAGATAGAGGTTCTGAGGGACACCAAaaggaaatatgaaaatgtgCTGCGGTTGGCCAAAGCGCTGACCAATCATTTTTACAACATGGTGCAGACACAGCACGCGTTGGGTGACACGTTTGCTGATCTCAGTCAGAAATCTCCAGAGCTACGA GATGAGTTTGGCTACAATGCAGAGACCCAGAAACTACTGTGTAAGAATGGGGAGACTTTACTTGGTGCCATTAACTTTTTTGTGTCCAGCATTAACACGTTAGTCAATAAGACAATGGAGGACACTCTGATGACAATCAGAATGTATGAAAATGCGAG actGGAGTTTGATGCCTACCGGTCAGACCTTGAGGAGCTAAGTTTGGGTCCCAGAGATGCAGTGACCATGGCCCGTACAGAGGCTGCACAAGAGCAGTACCAGGTTCATAAGGAAAAGTATGAACGCCTTCGCTCAGATGTTATCATTAAGCTCAAATTTCTGGAGGAAAATAAG GTGAAGGTAATGCATAAGCAGCTCCTTCTCTTCCATAATGCCATCTCAGCGTACTTTGCTGGCAATCAGGAGCAGCTGGAGCAAACGCT
- the arfip2b gene encoding arfaptin-2b isoform X1 yields MTDSVMSKAATMEIPINSNGDTGALAEDDSLEQAAKLQWSLDEKVGSSRGTRDLQQVMVSGPNLNETSIVSGGYGGTAEGIIPTGSIKGPAVCYNPEFNKRIPVTGFGPNMQHSTSSSSMTAEEATRGVAVEKYEAVKKWGLNTYKCTKQMISERFGRGSRTVDLELEAQIEVLRDTKRKYENVLRLAKALTNHFYNMVQTQHALGDTFADLSQKSPELRDEFGYNAETQKLLCKNGETLLGAINFFVSSINTLVNKTMEDTLMTIRMYENARLEFDAYRSDLEELSLGPRDAVTMARTEAAQEQYQVHKEKYERLRSDVIIKLKFLEENKVKVMHKQLLLFHNAISAYFAGNQEQLEQTLKQFNIKLRPPGADQPSWLEEQ; encoded by the exons ATGACGGACAGTGTTATGAGTAAAGCAGCCACAATGGAGATTCCTATTAACAGTAATGGAGACACGGGGGCATTAGCAGAAGACGACAGCCTTGAACAG GCTGCAAAGCTGCAGTGGAGCTTAGATGAGAAGGTAGGGAGCTCCAGAGGCACCAGG GATCTACAGCAGGTGATGGTATCAGGTCCCAATCTCAACGAGACAAGCATTGTTTCTGGAGGCTATGGAGGAACAGCTGAGGGAATCATTCCCACCGGCTCAATTAAAG gCCCTGCTGTGTGCTACAATCCTGAGTTTAACAAAAGGATCCCTGTTACAGGATTTG GTCCCAACATGCAAcacagcaccagcagcagctcgATGACAGCAGAAGAGGCAACGCGTGGTGTGGCTGTGGAAAAATATGAAGCAGTGAAAAAATGGGGTTTAAACACCTATAAG TGTACAAAGCAAATGATCTCAGAGCGTTTTGGTCGCGGCTCTCGGACTGTGGACCTGGAGCTGGAGGCTCAGATAGAGGTTCTGAGGGACACCAAaaggaaatatgaaaatgtgCTGCGGTTGGCCAAAGCGCTGACCAATCATTTTTACAACATGGTGCAGACACAGCACGCGTTGGGTGACACGTTTGCTGATCTCAGTCAGAAATCTCCAGAGCTACGA GATGAGTTTGGCTACAATGCAGAGACCCAGAAACTACTGTGTAAGAATGGGGAGACTTTACTTGGTGCCATTAACTTTTTTGTGTCCAGCATTAACACGTTAGTCAATAAGACAATGGAGGACACTCTGATGACAATCAGAATGTATGAAAATGCGAG actGGAGTTTGATGCCTACCGGTCAGACCTTGAGGAGCTAAGTTTGGGTCCCAGAGATGCAGTGACCATGGCCCGTACAGAGGCTGCACAAGAGCAGTACCAGGTTCATAAGGAAAAGTATGAACGCCTTCGCTCAGATGTTATCATTAAGCTCAAATTTCTGGAGGAAAATAAG GTGAAGGTAATGCATAAGCAGCTCCTTCTCTTCCATAATGCCATCTCAGCGTACTTTGCTGGCAATCAGGAGCAGCTGGAGCAAACGCT
- the arfip2b gene encoding arfaptin-2b isoform X5 — protein MTDSVMSKAATMEIPINSNGDTGALAEDDSLEQAAKLQWSLDEKDLQQVMVSGPNLNETSIVSGGYGGTAEGIIPTGSIKGPNMQHSTSSSSMTAEEATRGVAVEKYEAVKKWGLNTYKCTKQMISERFGRGSRTVDLELEAQIEVLRDTKRKYENVLRLAKALTNHFYNMVQTQHALGDTFADLSQKSPELRDEFGYNAETQKLLCKNGETLLGAINFFVSSINTLVNKTMEDTLMTIRMYENARLEFDAYRSDLEELSLGPRDAVTMARTEAAQEQYQVHKEKYERLRSDVIIKLKFLEENKVKVMHKQLLLFHNAISAYFAGNQEQLEQTLKQFNIKLRPPGADQPSWLEEQ, from the exons ATGACGGACAGTGTTATGAGTAAAGCAGCCACAATGGAGATTCCTATTAACAGTAATGGAGACACGGGGGCATTAGCAGAAGACGACAGCCTTGAACAG GCTGCAAAGCTGCAGTGGAGCTTAGATGAGAAG GATCTACAGCAGGTGATGGTATCAGGTCCCAATCTCAACGAGACAAGCATTGTTTCTGGAGGCTATGGAGGAACAGCTGAGGGAATCATTCCCACCGGCTCAATTAAAG GTCCCAACATGCAAcacagcaccagcagcagctcgATGACAGCAGAAGAGGCAACGCGTGGTGTGGCTGTGGAAAAATATGAAGCAGTGAAAAAATGGGGTTTAAACACCTATAAG TGTACAAAGCAAATGATCTCAGAGCGTTTTGGTCGCGGCTCTCGGACTGTGGACCTGGAGCTGGAGGCTCAGATAGAGGTTCTGAGGGACACCAAaaggaaatatgaaaatgtgCTGCGGTTGGCCAAAGCGCTGACCAATCATTTTTACAACATGGTGCAGACACAGCACGCGTTGGGTGACACGTTTGCTGATCTCAGTCAGAAATCTCCAGAGCTACGA GATGAGTTTGGCTACAATGCAGAGACCCAGAAACTACTGTGTAAGAATGGGGAGACTTTACTTGGTGCCATTAACTTTTTTGTGTCCAGCATTAACACGTTAGTCAATAAGACAATGGAGGACACTCTGATGACAATCAGAATGTATGAAAATGCGAG actGGAGTTTGATGCCTACCGGTCAGACCTTGAGGAGCTAAGTTTGGGTCCCAGAGATGCAGTGACCATGGCCCGTACAGAGGCTGCACAAGAGCAGTACCAGGTTCATAAGGAAAAGTATGAACGCCTTCGCTCAGATGTTATCATTAAGCTCAAATTTCTGGAGGAAAATAAG GTGAAGGTAATGCATAAGCAGCTCCTTCTCTTCCATAATGCCATCTCAGCGTACTTTGCTGGCAATCAGGAGCAGCTGGAGCAAACGCT